In the genome of Geotrypetes seraphini chromosome 16, aGeoSer1.1, whole genome shotgun sequence, one region contains:
- the LOC117349668 gene encoding olfactory receptor 5I1-like produces MIYIIALAGNLLIFTIIRSEPQLHTPMYFFIGNLSVLDTFYISITVPRMLVDFLSQTKKISLSACVVQLSFFLSMAATESALLATMSFDRYVAICNPLMYPVVMNKTVCILLATASWLVGVIYSVIHTSNTFRLNFCRSNVINHYFCDIPPLLKLSCSDTTINVILVFLVGGLLMLGCFILILISYVNIIRAILKISSAKGRSKTFSTCVSHLTTVGLFYITGSCVYFRPASTHSLDQEKIGALFYSVIAPMLNPYIYSLRNKELKGAIRKVLRKKLSFLRH; encoded by the coding sequence ATGATCTACATAATAGCACTGGCAGGAAATCTGTTGATCTTTACCATCATACGGTCGGAGCCCCAACTTCATACCCCCATGTACTTTTTCATCGGCAACTTGTCAGTCTTGGACACATTTTACATATCAATCACAGTGCCCAGAATGCTGGTGGATTTCTTGTCACAGACGAAGAAAATCTCTTTGTCTGCCTGTGTGGTGCAattatctttcttcctttccatgGCAGCAACAGAGTCTGCCCTTCTCGCTACCATGTCTTTTGATCGTTATGTAGCCATCTGCAATCCCTTGATGTATCCAGTTGTTATGAATAAGACAGTATGCATTCTTCTAGCCACAGCTTCATGGCTTGTTGGTGTAATATATTCTGTCATACACACTAGTAACACATTCCGGTTAAACTTCTGTAGATCCAATGTTATTAACCATTACTTCTGTGATATTCCACCTCTTCTAAAGCTCTCCTGCTCAGATACCACTATCAATGTAATTCTTGTGTTTTTGGTAGGGGGTTTGCTAATGCTAGGCTGTTTTATACTTATACTGATCTCATATGTTAATATCATCAGAGCCATCTTAAAAATATCTTCAGCAAAAGGCAGAAGTAAAACATTCTCCACGTGTGTTTCCCACCTGACCACTGTTGGTCTATTTTATATTACTGGCAGCTGTGTGTACTTTCGGCCTGCATCCACCCACTCTCTGGATCAAGAGAAGATTGGAGCCTTGTTTTATTCGGTGATTGCTCCAATGCTCAACCCCTACATCTATAGCCTCAGGAACAAGGAGCTTAAAGGAGCCATCAGAAAAGTCTTAAGAAAGAAGTTGAGTTTTCTGAGGCACTAA